The DNA region AGTGGTTGTTATGATTTATAATATAGGCTCTGGAATTTTAAGAGCCTTAGGAGATTCAAAAACACCATTCTATATTTTAATTATATCTAATATCTTAAATATAGTTTTAGATTTAATCTTAGTTATAGTGTTTAGACTAGGAGTTATTGGAGTGGGATTAGCAACTTTATTATCACAAATAGTCAGTGCAATTTTAATTTTTATTGTCTTAATTAAAACAAATTTAGATTGTAAAATATATATAAATAAAATTCGTTTTTATAAAAAATATTTAAAAGAAATTTTTAGATTGGGTTTACCTATTGGAGTTCAATCTGTTCTTTATCCTATATCTAACACTATTATACAAAGTAGTATAAATACTTTTGGTGTAAATAGTATTGCAGCTTGGGCAGTATCTGGTAAATTAGATTTTTTGATTTGGACAGTTTCTGATGCTTTTTCTATTGCACTTTCAACATTTGTTGCACAAAATTATGGAGCAGAAAAGCATCAAAGGGCAAGAGATGGGATAAAAGTAGCTTTATTTATGTCTATGGTAGCAATCTTTGTTATAAGTTTTACACTTTATATATGGAATAAACCTTTGGCATATTTTTTAATAGAAGATAAAAATATAGTTAATCTTACTTCGCAAATTCTACGCCTAATAGCTCCTTTATACTTTATATATGTTATTGGAGATGTTATATCTGGTGCTATAAGGGGAATAGGAGATACTTTTAATCCAATGATAATAAATATTTTTGGAATTTGTGTTTGTAGAGTTTTATGGATATTTTTTATAGTACCATTAAATCCAACATTTTTTATGGTGCTATATGGTTTTATTGTTTCTTGGATAATAACCACATCTATGTATATTGTATATGTAATTTATAAAAGGAAAAGCTTTTAGAAAAAATTATAAAAAAGCTTAGCATATTAATTATTTTGTATTTTCTGTTAAAAGTGTTATACTAGTTTAAAGATCTGTAAAACTTTTAATAGGGAGGA from Fusobacterium simiae includes:
- a CDS encoding MATE family efflux transporter is translated as MDASSKNINLTEGKIRKVMLKFILPIFLGTLFQSLYNTIDAIIVGRFAGKEALAAIESVLNFHRLPVSFFVGLSSGATIIISQYFGANKKEDVSKASHTAILFAMLGGLLLSIISCLFTPFFIRLIKVPKEIFYQAQIYTIICFSGIVVVMIYNIGSGILRALGDSKTPFYILIISNILNIVLDLILVIVFRLGVIGVGLATLLSQIVSAILIFIVLIKTNLDCKIYINKIRFYKKYLKEIFRLGLPIGVQSVLYPISNTIIQSSINTFGVNSIAAWAVSGKLDFLIWTVSDAFSIALSTFVAQNYGAEKHQRARDGIKVALFMSMVAIFVISFTLYIWNKPLAYFLIEDKNIVNLTSQILRLIAPLYFIYVIGDVISGAIRGIGDTFNPMIINIFGICVCRVLWIFFIVPLNPTFFMVLYGFIVSWIITTSMYIVYVIYKRKSF